One Nicotiana tomentosiformis chromosome 1, ASM39032v3, whole genome shotgun sequence genomic window, TTGATGCCATTTTCTATCTTTAGAAAATTGAATCTCGGTGAAATGAAAGATATAGGTGTTTCTCTTCAGTTTGCAGATCAAAGTACTAAGACAACTAAGGGAATAATTGAAAATGTACTTGTAAGAGTAGATAAGTTTGTTTTTCCTGTGGATTTCATAGTACTTGAAATGAAGGAATGTCCTGATGAACCGATAATTTTGGGTAGACCTTTTCTTACTACAGGTAGAGCAATCATAGATGTCCATCAAGGACAACTAATTTTGAGAGTTTATGAAGAAAGAGTCATTTTTTATATGCAAAAGATACTAGGGTTTTCAGGAGATGAGGCATCATCTTCGTGTTTTTCAATTGACATGATTCGTTATCTTACAGATGAATTCAAAGATGATCAATTAGTTCCAGACTCAATGGAAAGATGTTTGGccatgtcacggcccaaaatcccaccataggcatCGTGATAGCACTtattctctaagactaggtaagccgattacaattacaattcgagtcattttttttaaacatataatttcatACAAGTGTTGAAACCAACagtgaaaataattataacaacctcccaagactggtaatatagagtcacgaactctaactgaatacatgcaatgatctcaaagattgaatatacaatattgtttgaataagAGATGACAGTATAAtataatggaaagactccaagggactgcgacgaccaagcagtcctaccttgaatccttgcgatcacactctaatctctgtccgaatccgatatctccaacacctggctctacacaaatatgtgcagaagtgtagtattagtacaacacagtcggtacccagtaagtatcaatac contains:
- the LOC104091192 gene encoding uncharacterized protein, with translation MVRMLKNHQNHQRRKKSRKKKKGILKKLTPLPVTIPFPQKMKRENVILQNKLPQKLGDPGSFTIPCTLGGVYFEKALCDSGALINLMPFSIFRKLNLGEMKDIGVSLQFADQSTKTTKGIIENVLVRVDKFVFPVDFIVLEMKECPDEPIILGRPFLTTGRAIIDVHQGQLILRVYEERVIFYMQKILGFSGDEASSSCFSIDMIRYLTDEFKDDQLVPDSMERCLAMSRPKIPP